The following are encoded in a window of Phaseolus vulgaris cultivar G19833 chromosome 3, P. vulgaris v2.0, whole genome shotgun sequence genomic DNA:
- the LOC137807823 gene encoding uncharacterized protein isoform X2: MEDSEKLTALKKAYADIILNTAKEAAARIMVSERKASRFQQELVSTKDEALRMLLRLKQMFDSKVSEAELMSLNQRKKIEELEAQLQEAEEIVRDLRAELRETQAELETRMKHQMQPPVEQSIEGEILAQENFLQDNKLDHHDGSIYSAPGLQFESVSISEPRNPTVNGSIDSSKFCGSHDHSNNCYIHNPDFASIVIRRKEPKLYRNGCTQRIHAFERSLFDGNVSVSGNLDNVQDETLVSVHEEGKAMTVSTNANDDIICEKEKQDELEVVKADIADLVKVPVHRKKRRFGKRKAIKSRLHSNQVKETNKESHLSCAKHSPLVLDNNNPLRASSSMAYENETQKEIVSPVADVPTDTTATNEQSRSHSNSQNGEVFLKACSAQGNTKADKEPMDTSDLTTESVEIPACKSIEASNGSLDKINPKLSDVDAKVSNRPTSDKFLKYTFCRKRKKEAVSCDEDCSQDNINSKKKCGEKQDHNVDPQKSCTMTESSRDSRRLAQVARQLISLSEKKWWQ; encoded by the exons ATGGAGGATTCCGAG AAATTGACGGCGTTGAAGAAGGCTTACGCCGATATCATCCTTAACACGGCGAAGGAGGCGGCGGCGCGTATCATGGTGTCGGAGCGGAAAGCCTCACGCTTTCAGCAGGAACTTGTTTCCACCAAGGATGAAGCACTTCGAATGCTGCTTAGGCTCAAACAAATGTTCGATTCTAAG GTCAGTGAAGCAGAGCTGATGTCATTGAATCAGCGGAAGAAAATTGAGGAGCTTGAAGCTCAGCTCCAGGAAGCTGAGGAAATAGTTAGAGACTTAAGAGCAGAGTTGAGAGAAACCCAGGCTGAGCTGGAGACTAGGATGAAACACCAAATGCAACCCCCTGTCGAGCAAAGCATAGAGGGTGAAATTTTAGCTCAGGAAAATTTTCTGCAAGACAACAAACTTGATCATCATGATGGATCTATTTATTCTGCTCCTGGTTTACAGTTTGAATCAGTCTCTATTTCTGAACCCAGGAATCCAACTGTAAATGGATCCATTGATAGCAGTAAGTTTTGTGGGTCACATGATCATTCAAACAACTGCTACATTCATAACCCAGACTTTGCATCCATAGTCATTAGGAGGAAAGAGCCCAAGCTCTACAGAAATGGATGCACTCAGAGAATACATGCATTTGAAAGGAGCCTTTTTGATGGCAATGTGTCTGTTTCAGGAAACTTAGATAATGTACAGGATGAAACTTTAGTGAGTGTGCATGAAGAAGGTAAAGCAATGACTGTATCAACTAATGCCAATGATGATATTATTTGTGAAAAGGAGAAACAGGATGAACTTGAAGTGGTAAAAGCAGATATTGCTGACCTTGTCAAAGTTCCAGTTCATAGAAAAAAGAGAAGATTTGGGAAAAGGAAGGCTATTAAATCTAGATTACATTCTAACCAGGTTAAGGAAACAAATAAAGAATCACATCTGTCTTGTGCAAAACATTCTCCCCTTGTATTGGATAACAATAACCCCTTAAGGGCAAGTTCTTCTATGGCATATGAAAATGAAACTCAGAAGGAAATAGTGTCTCCTGTTGCTGATGTACCCACAGACACAACTGCAACGAATGAGCAATCAAGATCTCATAGCAATTCTCAAAATGGGGAAGTATTTCTTAAAGCCTGTAGTGCTCAGGGCAACACTAAAGCGGACAAGGAACCAATGGATACATCAGATTTAACAACTGAAAGTGTGGAGATTCCAGCTTGTAAAAGTATTGAAGCATCTAACGGGTCACTGGATAAAATTAACCCAAAATTATCTGATGTAGATGCAAAGGTTTCTAATCGACCTACAAGTGATAAGTTTCTTAAGTACACATTCTGTAGAAAGCGTAAGAAGGAGGCAGTTAGCTGTGATGAAGATTGCTCTCAAGATAATATCAATTCAAAGAAAAAGTGTGGAGAGAAGCAAGATCATAATGTTGATCCTCAGAAGTCTTGCACGATGACTGAATCATCTCGGGACAGCCGACGACTAGCACAGGTTGCTCGTCAG CTCATATCTTTGTCTGAGAAGAAATGGTGGCAGTAG
- the LOC137807823 gene encoding uncharacterized protein isoform X3 encodes MEDSEKLTALKKAYADIILNTAKEAAARIMVSERKASRFQQELVSTKDEALRMLLRLKQMFDSKVSEAELMSLNQRKKIEELEAQLQEAEEIVRDLRAELRETQAELETRMKHQMQPPVEQSIEGEILAQENFLQDNKLDHHDGSIYSAPGLQFESVSISEPRNPTVNGSIDSSKFCGSHDHSNNCYIHNPDFASIVIRRKEPKLYRNGCTQRIHAFERSLFDGNVSVSGNLDNVQDETLVSVHEEGKAMTVSTNANDDIICEKEKQDELEVVKADIADLVKVPVHRKKRRFGKRKAIKSRLHSNQVKETNKESHLSCAKHSPLVLDNNNPLRASSSMAYENETQKEIVSPVADVPTDTTATNEQSRSHSNSQNGEVFLKACSAQGNTKADKEPMDTSDLTTESVEIPACKSIEASNGSLDKINPKLSDVDAKVSNRPTSDKFLKYTFCRKRKKEAVSCDEDCSQDNINSKKKCGEKQDHNVDPQKSCTMTESSRDSRRLAQVARQVGDL; translated from the exons ATGGAGGATTCCGAG AAATTGACGGCGTTGAAGAAGGCTTACGCCGATATCATCCTTAACACGGCGAAGGAGGCGGCGGCGCGTATCATGGTGTCGGAGCGGAAAGCCTCACGCTTTCAGCAGGAACTTGTTTCCACCAAGGATGAAGCACTTCGAATGCTGCTTAGGCTCAAACAAATGTTCGATTCTAAG GTCAGTGAAGCAGAGCTGATGTCATTGAATCAGCGGAAGAAAATTGAGGAGCTTGAAGCTCAGCTCCAGGAAGCTGAGGAAATAGTTAGAGACTTAAGAGCAGAGTTGAGAGAAACCCAGGCTGAGCTGGAGACTAGGATGAAACACCAAATGCAACCCCCTGTCGAGCAAAGCATAGAGGGTGAAATTTTAGCTCAGGAAAATTTTCTGCAAGACAACAAACTTGATCATCATGATGGATCTATTTATTCTGCTCCTGGTTTACAGTTTGAATCAGTCTCTATTTCTGAACCCAGGAATCCAACTGTAAATGGATCCATTGATAGCAGTAAGTTTTGTGGGTCACATGATCATTCAAACAACTGCTACATTCATAACCCAGACTTTGCATCCATAGTCATTAGGAGGAAAGAGCCCAAGCTCTACAGAAATGGATGCACTCAGAGAATACATGCATTTGAAAGGAGCCTTTTTGATGGCAATGTGTCTGTTTCAGGAAACTTAGATAATGTACAGGATGAAACTTTAGTGAGTGTGCATGAAGAAGGTAAAGCAATGACTGTATCAACTAATGCCAATGATGATATTATTTGTGAAAAGGAGAAACAGGATGAACTTGAAGTGGTAAAAGCAGATATTGCTGACCTTGTCAAAGTTCCAGTTCATAGAAAAAAGAGAAGATTTGGGAAAAGGAAGGCTATTAAATCTAGATTACATTCTAACCAGGTTAAGGAAACAAATAAAGAATCACATCTGTCTTGTGCAAAACATTCTCCCCTTGTATTGGATAACAATAACCCCTTAAGGGCAAGTTCTTCTATGGCATATGAAAATGAAACTCAGAAGGAAATAGTGTCTCCTGTTGCTGATGTACCCACAGACACAACTGCAACGAATGAGCAATCAAGATCTCATAGCAATTCTCAAAATGGGGAAGTATTTCTTAAAGCCTGTAGTGCTCAGGGCAACACTAAAGCGGACAAGGAACCAATGGATACATCAGATTTAACAACTGAAAGTGTGGAGATTCCAGCTTGTAAAAGTATTGAAGCATCTAACGGGTCACTGGATAAAATTAACCCAAAATTATCTGATGTAGATGCAAAGGTTTCTAATCGACCTACAAGTGATAAGTTTCTTAAGTACACATTCTGTAGAAAGCGTAAGAAGGAGGCAGTTAGCTGTGATGAAGATTGCTCTCAAGATAATATCAATTCAAAGAAAAAGTGTGGAGAGAAGCAAGATCATAATGTTGATCCTCAGAAGTCTTGCACGATGACTGAATCATCTCGGGACAGCCGACGACTAGCACAGGTTGCTCGTCAGGTTGGTGATTTGTGA
- the LOC137807823 gene encoding uncharacterized protein isoform X1, with amino-acid sequence MEDSEKLTALKKAYADIILNTAKEAAARIMVSERKASRFQQELVSTKDEALRMLLRLKQMFDSKVSEAELMSLNQRKKIEELEAQLQEAEEIVRDLRAELRETQAELETRMKHQMQPPVEQSIEGEILAQENFLQDNKLDHHDGSIYSAPGLQFESVSISEPRNPTVNGSIDSSKFCGSHDHSNNCYIHNPDFASIVIRRKEPKLYRNGCTQRIHAFERSLFDGNVSVSGNLDNVQDETLVSVHEEGKAMTVSTNANDDIICEKEKQDELEVVKADIADLVKVPVHRKKRRFGKRKAIKSRLHSNQVKETNKESHLSCAKHSPLVLDNNNPLRASSSMAYENETQKEIVSPVADVPTDTTATNEQSRSHSNSQNGEVFLKACSAQGNTKADKEPMDTSDLTTESVEIPACKSIEASNGSLDKINPKLSDVDAKVSNRPTSDKFLKYTFCRKRKKEAVSCDEDCSQDNINSKKKCGEKQDHNVDPQKSCTMTESSRDSRRLAQVARQPWHHLGDDDSN; translated from the exons ATGGAGGATTCCGAG AAATTGACGGCGTTGAAGAAGGCTTACGCCGATATCATCCTTAACACGGCGAAGGAGGCGGCGGCGCGTATCATGGTGTCGGAGCGGAAAGCCTCACGCTTTCAGCAGGAACTTGTTTCCACCAAGGATGAAGCACTTCGAATGCTGCTTAGGCTCAAACAAATGTTCGATTCTAAG GTCAGTGAAGCAGAGCTGATGTCATTGAATCAGCGGAAGAAAATTGAGGAGCTTGAAGCTCAGCTCCAGGAAGCTGAGGAAATAGTTAGAGACTTAAGAGCAGAGTTGAGAGAAACCCAGGCTGAGCTGGAGACTAGGATGAAACACCAAATGCAACCCCCTGTCGAGCAAAGCATAGAGGGTGAAATTTTAGCTCAGGAAAATTTTCTGCAAGACAACAAACTTGATCATCATGATGGATCTATTTATTCTGCTCCTGGTTTACAGTTTGAATCAGTCTCTATTTCTGAACCCAGGAATCCAACTGTAAATGGATCCATTGATAGCAGTAAGTTTTGTGGGTCACATGATCATTCAAACAACTGCTACATTCATAACCCAGACTTTGCATCCATAGTCATTAGGAGGAAAGAGCCCAAGCTCTACAGAAATGGATGCACTCAGAGAATACATGCATTTGAAAGGAGCCTTTTTGATGGCAATGTGTCTGTTTCAGGAAACTTAGATAATGTACAGGATGAAACTTTAGTGAGTGTGCATGAAGAAGGTAAAGCAATGACTGTATCAACTAATGCCAATGATGATATTATTTGTGAAAAGGAGAAACAGGATGAACTTGAAGTGGTAAAAGCAGATATTGCTGACCTTGTCAAAGTTCCAGTTCATAGAAAAAAGAGAAGATTTGGGAAAAGGAAGGCTATTAAATCTAGATTACATTCTAACCAGGTTAAGGAAACAAATAAAGAATCACATCTGTCTTGTGCAAAACATTCTCCCCTTGTATTGGATAACAATAACCCCTTAAGGGCAAGTTCTTCTATGGCATATGAAAATGAAACTCAGAAGGAAATAGTGTCTCCTGTTGCTGATGTACCCACAGACACAACTGCAACGAATGAGCAATCAAGATCTCATAGCAATTCTCAAAATGGGGAAGTATTTCTTAAAGCCTGTAGTGCTCAGGGCAACACTAAAGCGGACAAGGAACCAATGGATACATCAGATTTAACAACTGAAAGTGTGGAGATTCCAGCTTGTAAAAGTATTGAAGCATCTAACGGGTCACTGGATAAAATTAACCCAAAATTATCTGATGTAGATGCAAAGGTTTCTAATCGACCTACAAGTGATAAGTTTCTTAAGTACACATTCTGTAGAAAGCGTAAGAAGGAGGCAGTTAGCTGTGATGAAGATTGCTCTCAAGATAATATCAATTCAAAGAAAAAGTGTGGAGAGAAGCAAGATCATAATGTTGATCCTCAGAAGTCTTGCACGATGACTGAATCATCTCGGGACAGCCGACGACTAGCACAGGTTGCTCGTCAG CCATGGCATCATCTTGGAGATGATGATTCCAATTAA